In Xiphophorus hellerii strain 12219 chromosome 13, Xiphophorus_hellerii-4.1, whole genome shotgun sequence, the following proteins share a genomic window:
- the aste1b gene encoding protein asteroid homolog 1 isoform X2: MTTYYGFDQQHGGDYDAFACFLNKFLSALETCNIEPYVLLDGGVDPSDKKFATLRQRLQSKIKEADSICHGRNGSVLPILVRKVFIQVLNQRGIPLVQCPAEADWEIACLAQQWNCPVLTNDSDFYIFDLPAGYLPLHFFQWTNLNGKASQRYIPSRCYTTNNLCRWFGGMNRELLPLCAVLTGNDYGAPKETETLLALIDVSALGRGGGRGRGKAPASRVEGILIWLSSFPNVTEALKEVSRLMDGAAGAGRRGQGGGLSSQLLAAMQEYNIKTQSSLAPWFSEGTLAQRGKTSGLAQLPECLSLAAARGQLSPMVLDAFVMQRVLLVPQVENNRLASSHCSSRPIRQAVYGILLQKAENPANPVSGAKLAKAGQVQMQGTRSDRGRGRGGGGRGQQGSEHLFNAAPVQTQSHGSGSPIFVEEYDRLDLNLSKKQVEPVILWNHIHLDGLSQAPAALRLGVLFEVLGVTQSALAPVPLHLQLAVAVTGFWLREATPAPSQPLLWALVIGMIYGELTLNNQPGAPRKIPVAPQLNWAAERGFLSALDRQRVRPGERRGVDVGAAHCLSQWQSCLWSALCLNQLLLVPLPEPNVTLLFSGTLVHGLFRYLKGGWPVESLLPGGSLSGQLCFCLLDAVKHCSLKANPSSFGSGKKKRGRGRGKRGRGGRGQSQGRGRVSEEINNRFALLMSEEEEEEED; the protein is encoded by the exons ATGACAACTTA CTACGGATTTGATCAGCAGCATGGGGGGGACTACGATGCGTTCGCCTGCTTTCTCAACAAATTCCTATCTGCTTTGGAAACTTGTAACATCGAGCCCTATGTGTTGCTGGATGGGG GGGTGGACCCAAGTGACAAGAAGTTTGCTACTCTGCGTCAGCGTCTGCAGTCCAAGATAAAGGAGGCAGACAGCATCTGTCATGGTCGCAATGGCTCTGTTCTCCCAATCCTCGTAAGGAAAGTCTTCATTCAGGTCCTAAATCAAAGAGGAATCCCGCTGGTACAGTGTCCAGCAGAGGCAGACTGGGAGATTGCCTGCTTGGCGCAGCAGTGGAACTGTCCAGTGCTGACAAATGACAGcgacttttacatatttgacctTCCAG CTGGTTATCTGCCACTTCATTTTTTCCAGTGGACCAATCTTAACGGAAAAGCTTCTCAGCGCTACATCCCATCCCGATGTTACACCACTAACAATCTGTGCCGCTGGTTTGGGGGCATGAATCGCGAGTTGCTGCCTTTATGTGCAGTCCTAACTGGTAATGACTACGGTGCTCCAAAAGAGACTGAGACCCTCCTTGCTCTCATAGACGTGAGTGCATTAGGAAGAGGCGGTGGCCGAGGCAGGGGGAAGGCACCTGCTTCTCGTGTTGAGGGCATCCTTATCTGGCTGTCATCGTTTCCAAATGTGACGGAGGCACTGAAGGAGGTTAGCAGGTTAATGGATGGAGCGGCTGGGGCAGGCAGGAGAGGACAGGGAGGTGGGCTCAGCTCCCAGCTGTTGGCTGCTATGCAAGAGTACAACATCAAGACTCAAAGCTCTCTTGCTCCATGGTTCTCTGAAGGTACATTAGCTCAGAGGGGGAAGACATCTGGTCTGGCACAGCTGCCAGAGTGCTTGTCTCTGGCTGCAGCACGGGGACAGCTGTCTCCTATGGTGCTTGATGCTTTTGTCATGCAGAGGGTCCTTCTCGTCCCGCAGGTGGAGAATaacagactagccagcagccaCTGTAGTTCTAGACCAATACGTCAGGCTGTGTATgggattttactgcaaaaagcTGAAAACCCTGCAAACCCAGTTAGTGGCGCAAAACTGGCAAAGGCAGGACAAGTCCAAATGCAGGGAACAAGAAgtgacagaggaagaggaagaggtggTGGAGGCAGGGGCCAGCAGGGGTCAGAACACCTGTTCAATGCCGCTCCAGTACAAACACAATCACATGGCTCTGGTTCTCCAATTTTCGTGGAAGAGTACGACCGTTTGGACCTAAACCTAAGCAAAAAGCAAGTGGAACCAGTCATCCTTTGGAACCATATACATCTGGATGGGCTCAGTCAG GCTCCTGCTGCACTGCGCCTTGGTGTCCTGTTTGAAGTCTTAGGTGTGACGCAGTCGGCCCTGGCTCCAGTTCCTCTCCATCTGCAGCTTGCTGTTGCAGTGACTGGATTCTGGTTGCGTGAGGCCACACCAGCACCTTCACAGCCCCTGCTGTGGGCTTTAGTGATAGGCATGATTTACGGAGAGTTGACATTGAACAATCAGCCTGGAGCTCCCCGCAAGATACCCGTTG CCCCACAGCTAAACTGGGCCGCCGAGCGAGGTTTTCTGTCAGCACTAGATCGTCAGCGGGTGAGACCTGGTGAAAGACGAGGAGTGGACGTCGGGGCGGCCCACTGCCTCAGCCAATGGCAGTCCTGCCTCTGGAGTGCCCTGTGCCTgaatcagctgctgctggtgccGCTGCCCGAGCCCAACGTGACATT GTTGTTCAGCGGTACCTTGGTACACGGCCTCTTCAGGTACCTGAAAGGAGGCTGGCCTGTGGAGTCGTTACTGCCTGGTGGATCTTTATCTGGACAGCTCTGTTTCTGCCTGCTGGATGCTGTGAAGCACTGCAGCCTCAAGGCAAACCCCTCCAGCTTCGGATCAGGCAAGAAGAAGAGAGGTAGAGGCAGAGGGAAGAGAGGGAGAGGCGGAAGAGGACAATCTCAGGGTAGAGGGAGGGTTTCAGAGGAGATAAATAACAGGTTTGCTCTCCTTAtgagtgaggaagaagaggaggaggaggattgA
- the aste1b gene encoding protein asteroid homolog 1 isoform X1, producing MGVQGLTTYVESNRNFLQDVKFRDSRLVIDGCSLYFRLYFSYGFDQQHGGDYDAFACFLNKFLSALETCNIEPYVLLDGGVDPSDKKFATLRQRLQSKIKEADSICHGRNGSVLPILVRKVFIQVLNQRGIPLVQCPAEADWEIACLAQQWNCPVLTNDSDFYIFDLPAGYLPLHFFQWTNLNGKASQRYIPSRCYTTNNLCRWFGGMNRELLPLCAVLTGNDYGAPKETETLLALIDVSALGRGGGRGRGKAPASRVEGILIWLSSFPNVTEALKEVSRLMDGAAGAGRRGQGGGLSSQLLAAMQEYNIKTQSSLAPWFSEGTLAQRGKTSGLAQLPECLSLAAARGQLSPMVLDAFVMQRVLLVPQVENNRLASSHCSSRPIRQAVYGILLQKAENPANPVSGAKLAKAGQVQMQGTRSDRGRGRGGGGRGQQGSEHLFNAAPVQTQSHGSGSPIFVEEYDRLDLNLSKKQVEPVILWNHIHLDGLSQAPAALRLGVLFEVLGVTQSALAPVPLHLQLAVAVTGFWLREATPAPSQPLLWALVIGMIYGELTLNNQPGAPRKIPVAPQLNWAAERGFLSALDRQRVRPGERRGVDVGAAHCLSQWQSCLWSALCLNQLLLVPLPEPNVTLLFSGTLVHGLFRYLKGGWPVESLLPGGSLSGQLCFCLLDAVKHCSLKANPSSFGSGKKKRGRGRGKRGRGGRGQSQGRGRVSEEINNRFALLMSEEEEEEED from the exons ATGGGTGTTCAGGGGTTGACTACATATGTGGAGTCCAACAGAAACTTCCTTCAGGATGTGAAGTTCAGGGATAGTCGTCTGGTTATTGACGGCTGCAGTCTATATTTCCGCCTGTATTTCAGCTACGGATTTGATCAGCAGCATGGGGGGGACTACGATGCGTTCGCCTGCTTTCTCAACAAATTCCTATCTGCTTTGGAAACTTGTAACATCGAGCCCTATGTGTTGCTGGATGGGG GGGTGGACCCAAGTGACAAGAAGTTTGCTACTCTGCGTCAGCGTCTGCAGTCCAAGATAAAGGAGGCAGACAGCATCTGTCATGGTCGCAATGGCTCTGTTCTCCCAATCCTCGTAAGGAAAGTCTTCATTCAGGTCCTAAATCAAAGAGGAATCCCGCTGGTACAGTGTCCAGCAGAGGCAGACTGGGAGATTGCCTGCTTGGCGCAGCAGTGGAACTGTCCAGTGCTGACAAATGACAGcgacttttacatatttgacctTCCAG CTGGTTATCTGCCACTTCATTTTTTCCAGTGGACCAATCTTAACGGAAAAGCTTCTCAGCGCTACATCCCATCCCGATGTTACACCACTAACAATCTGTGCCGCTGGTTTGGGGGCATGAATCGCGAGTTGCTGCCTTTATGTGCAGTCCTAACTGGTAATGACTACGGTGCTCCAAAAGAGACTGAGACCCTCCTTGCTCTCATAGACGTGAGTGCATTAGGAAGAGGCGGTGGCCGAGGCAGGGGGAAGGCACCTGCTTCTCGTGTTGAGGGCATCCTTATCTGGCTGTCATCGTTTCCAAATGTGACGGAGGCACTGAAGGAGGTTAGCAGGTTAATGGATGGAGCGGCTGGGGCAGGCAGGAGAGGACAGGGAGGTGGGCTCAGCTCCCAGCTGTTGGCTGCTATGCAAGAGTACAACATCAAGACTCAAAGCTCTCTTGCTCCATGGTTCTCTGAAGGTACATTAGCTCAGAGGGGGAAGACATCTGGTCTGGCACAGCTGCCAGAGTGCTTGTCTCTGGCTGCAGCACGGGGACAGCTGTCTCCTATGGTGCTTGATGCTTTTGTCATGCAGAGGGTCCTTCTCGTCCCGCAGGTGGAGAATaacagactagccagcagccaCTGTAGTTCTAGACCAATACGTCAGGCTGTGTATgggattttactgcaaaaagcTGAAAACCCTGCAAACCCAGTTAGTGGCGCAAAACTGGCAAAGGCAGGACAAGTCCAAATGCAGGGAACAAGAAgtgacagaggaagaggaagaggtggTGGAGGCAGGGGCCAGCAGGGGTCAGAACACCTGTTCAATGCCGCTCCAGTACAAACACAATCACATGGCTCTGGTTCTCCAATTTTCGTGGAAGAGTACGACCGTTTGGACCTAAACCTAAGCAAAAAGCAAGTGGAACCAGTCATCCTTTGGAACCATATACATCTGGATGGGCTCAGTCAG GCTCCTGCTGCACTGCGCCTTGGTGTCCTGTTTGAAGTCTTAGGTGTGACGCAGTCGGCCCTGGCTCCAGTTCCTCTCCATCTGCAGCTTGCTGTTGCAGTGACTGGATTCTGGTTGCGTGAGGCCACACCAGCACCTTCACAGCCCCTGCTGTGGGCTTTAGTGATAGGCATGATTTACGGAGAGTTGACATTGAACAATCAGCCTGGAGCTCCCCGCAAGATACCCGTTG CCCCACAGCTAAACTGGGCCGCCGAGCGAGGTTTTCTGTCAGCACTAGATCGTCAGCGGGTGAGACCTGGTGAAAGACGAGGAGTGGACGTCGGGGCGGCCCACTGCCTCAGCCAATGGCAGTCCTGCCTCTGGAGTGCCCTGTGCCTgaatcagctgctgctggtgccGCTGCCCGAGCCCAACGTGACATT GTTGTTCAGCGGTACCTTGGTACACGGCCTCTTCAGGTACCTGAAAGGAGGCTGGCCTGTGGAGTCGTTACTGCCTGGTGGATCTTTATCTGGACAGCTCTGTTTCTGCCTGCTGGATGCTGTGAAGCACTGCAGCCTCAAGGCAAACCCCTCCAGCTTCGGATCAGGCAAGAAGAAGAGAGGTAGAGGCAGAGGGAAGAGAGGGAGAGGCGGAAGAGGACAATCTCAGGGTAGAGGGAGGGTTTCAGAGGAGATAAATAACAGGTTTGCTCTCCTTAtgagtgaggaagaagaggaggaggaggattgA
- the klhl7 gene encoding kelch-like protein 7 isoform X1 has product MTGVASPEKAASSKKKSERKGASKEEYRQLSGIMAGMNILRKQGTLCDVTLVVQGKHFPAHRVVLAAASHFFSLMFTTRMMESMSHEVELRSAEPEIIELLIEFIYTASDTSLCVRISVNSTNVQSLLDAANQYQIEPVKKMCVEFLKGQIDATNCLGISALADCMDCPELKAAAEDFFQLHFTEVYKLDEFLQLDVTQLTYLLHQDKLTVRAEAQIYDAAVRWLKYDVCNRKQYMVEVLGCVRFPLVSKAFLSKTVQAEPLIQDNPQCLKMVISGMRYHLLSLEDREDLGESSRPRRKKHDYRIALFGGSQPQSCRYFNPKDSTWTDIRCPFEKRRDATAVFWDNVVYILGGSQLFPIKRMDCYNVLKDSWYSKLGPPTPRDSLAACASQGKIYTSGGSEVGSSVLDLFECYDTRTESWQVKTSMLLARCSHGSVEANGLIYVCGGTVGNNVSGRILNNCEVYDPGTQQWRELCGMREARKNHGLVVVNNRIYAVGGQGPLGGLDSVEYYDIASNEWRAASPMPWRGVTVKCAAVGDAIYVLAGFQGVGRLGHVLEYHTETDRWVTCSKVRAFPVTSCLICVVDTCGVNEDEDTDLIDSQPHAASSSSAPTSSPS; this is encoded by the exons ATGACGGGCGTAGCGTCTCCGGAAAAGGCAGCAAGCTCCAAGAAGAAAAGCGAGAGGAAGGGTGCCTCCAAAGAAGAGTACAGGCAGCTGTCCGGCATCATGGCAGGCATGAACATTCTGAGAAAGCAG GGTACACTCTGTGATGTGACCCTGGTGGTTCAGGGGAAACACTTTCCTGCCCACAGAGTGGTCCTCGCTGCTGCCAGCCACTTCTTCAGCCTCATGTTCACCA CCAGAATGATGGAATCAATGTCTCATGAGGTGGAACTGAGGAGTGCTGAGCCTGAGATCATTGAGCTGTTGATTGAATTCATTTACACAGCAAG TGACACGTCTTTGTGTGTCAGAATCTCTGTGAACAGCACCAACGTTCAGTCGTTGCTGGATGCAGCCAACCAGTACCAGATTGAGCCCGTGAAGAAGATGTGTGTGGAGTTTCTTAAAGGACAGATCGACGCCACAAACTGCCTGG GTATCTCAGCCTTAGCAGACTGTATGGACTGTCCTGAGCTGAAGGCCGCAGCAGAGGACTTTTTCCAGCTCCACTTTACAGAAGTCTATAAACTGGATGAGTTCTTGCAGCTGGATGTTACACAGCTCACATATTTGCTCCACCAGGACAAGCTCACTGTTCGTGCTGAGGCTCAG ATTTATGACGCGGCAGTGCGCTGGCTGAAATATGACGTGTGCAACAGAAAGCAGTACATGGTGGAGGTGCTGGGGTGTGTTCGCTTCCCTCTGGTTTCCAAAGCCTTCCTGTCAAAGACCGTGCAGGCAGAGCCGCTCATCCAGGACAACCCACAGTGCCTCAAGATGGTCATCA GTGGGATGCGTTACCATCTATTGTCTCTGGAGGACCGAGAAGACCTGGGAGAGAGCAGCCGGCCACGGCGCAAGAAGCACGACTATCGCATCGCCTTGTTTGGAGGCTCGCAGCCTCAATCCTGCCGCTACTTCAACCCCAAG GACTCCACCTGGACAGACATCCGCTGCCCCTTTGAGAAACGCCGCGATGCCACCGCCGTCTTCTGGGACAACGTGGTGTACATCCTGGGGGGCTCACAGCTGTTCCCTATCAAGCGAATGGACTGCTACAATGTTCTGAAAGACAGCTGGTATTCCAAGCTAGGTCCACCCACTCCACGCGACAGCCTGGCCGCTTGTGCTTCTCAGGGCAAGATCTACACATCGGGCGGATCAGAAGTGG gcagctcAGTTTTGGACCTTTTTGAATGTTACGACACAAGGACAGAATCATGGCAGGTGAAGACCAGCATGCTGTTGGCCCGCTGCAGCCACGGCTCCGTTGAAGCCAACGGActcatttatgtttgtggagGAACGGTGGGCAATAACGTCTCTGGGAGGATCCTCAACAACTGTGAGGTGTACGACCCCGGCACACAGCA ATGGCGAGAGCTGTGTGGGATGAGAGAGGCCAGGAAGAACCATGGACTGGTGGTTGTCAACAACAGGATCTATGCTGTGGGAGGACAGGGGCCTTTGG GTGGACTAGATTCAGTGGAATATTATGACATTGCCAGCAACGAGTGGCGAGCTGCCTCACCAATGCCATGGAGGGGCGTGACGGTAAAGTGTGCAGCTGTTGGTGATGCAATCTATGTGCTGGCAGGCTTCCAGGGGGTGGGACGGCTTGGGCACGTCCTGGAGTACCACACTGAAACCGACAG GTGGGTGACGTGCAGCAAAGTGCGAGCGTTCCCCGTCACCAGCTGCCTGATCTGTGTGGTCGACACGTGTGGAGTGAACGAAGATGAAGATACGGACCTCATAGACTCTCAGCCGCATGCCGCGTCCTCTTCCTCAGCCCCAACCTCATCCCCCTCATAG
- the klhl7 gene encoding kelch-like protein 7 isoform X2 has translation MTGVASPEKAASSKKKSERKGASKEEYRQLSGIMAGMNILRKQGTLCDVTLVVQGKHFPAHRVVLAAASHFFSLMFTTRMMESMSHEVELRSAEPEIIELLIEFIYTARISVNSTNVQSLLDAANQYQIEPVKKMCVEFLKGQIDATNCLGISALADCMDCPELKAAAEDFFQLHFTEVYKLDEFLQLDVTQLTYLLHQDKLTVRAEAQIYDAAVRWLKYDVCNRKQYMVEVLGCVRFPLVSKAFLSKTVQAEPLIQDNPQCLKMVISGMRYHLLSLEDREDLGESSRPRRKKHDYRIALFGGSQPQSCRYFNPKDSTWTDIRCPFEKRRDATAVFWDNVVYILGGSQLFPIKRMDCYNVLKDSWYSKLGPPTPRDSLAACASQGKIYTSGGSEVGSSVLDLFECYDTRTESWQVKTSMLLARCSHGSVEANGLIYVCGGTVGNNVSGRILNNCEVYDPGTQQWRELCGMREARKNHGLVVVNNRIYAVGGQGPLGGLDSVEYYDIASNEWRAASPMPWRGVTVKCAAVGDAIYVLAGFQGVGRLGHVLEYHTETDRWVTCSKVRAFPVTSCLICVVDTCGVNEDEDTDLIDSQPHAASSSSAPTSSPS, from the exons ATGACGGGCGTAGCGTCTCCGGAAAAGGCAGCAAGCTCCAAGAAGAAAAGCGAGAGGAAGGGTGCCTCCAAAGAAGAGTACAGGCAGCTGTCCGGCATCATGGCAGGCATGAACATTCTGAGAAAGCAG GGTACACTCTGTGATGTGACCCTGGTGGTTCAGGGGAAACACTTTCCTGCCCACAGAGTGGTCCTCGCTGCTGCCAGCCACTTCTTCAGCCTCATGTTCACCA CCAGAATGATGGAATCAATGTCTCATGAGGTGGAACTGAGGAGTGCTGAGCCTGAGATCATTGAGCTGTTGATTGAATTCATTTACACAGCAAG AATCTCTGTGAACAGCACCAACGTTCAGTCGTTGCTGGATGCAGCCAACCAGTACCAGATTGAGCCCGTGAAGAAGATGTGTGTGGAGTTTCTTAAAGGACAGATCGACGCCACAAACTGCCTGG GTATCTCAGCCTTAGCAGACTGTATGGACTGTCCTGAGCTGAAGGCCGCAGCAGAGGACTTTTTCCAGCTCCACTTTACAGAAGTCTATAAACTGGATGAGTTCTTGCAGCTGGATGTTACACAGCTCACATATTTGCTCCACCAGGACAAGCTCACTGTTCGTGCTGAGGCTCAG ATTTATGACGCGGCAGTGCGCTGGCTGAAATATGACGTGTGCAACAGAAAGCAGTACATGGTGGAGGTGCTGGGGTGTGTTCGCTTCCCTCTGGTTTCCAAAGCCTTCCTGTCAAAGACCGTGCAGGCAGAGCCGCTCATCCAGGACAACCCACAGTGCCTCAAGATGGTCATCA GTGGGATGCGTTACCATCTATTGTCTCTGGAGGACCGAGAAGACCTGGGAGAGAGCAGCCGGCCACGGCGCAAGAAGCACGACTATCGCATCGCCTTGTTTGGAGGCTCGCAGCCTCAATCCTGCCGCTACTTCAACCCCAAG GACTCCACCTGGACAGACATCCGCTGCCCCTTTGAGAAACGCCGCGATGCCACCGCCGTCTTCTGGGACAACGTGGTGTACATCCTGGGGGGCTCACAGCTGTTCCCTATCAAGCGAATGGACTGCTACAATGTTCTGAAAGACAGCTGGTATTCCAAGCTAGGTCCACCCACTCCACGCGACAGCCTGGCCGCTTGTGCTTCTCAGGGCAAGATCTACACATCGGGCGGATCAGAAGTGG gcagctcAGTTTTGGACCTTTTTGAATGTTACGACACAAGGACAGAATCATGGCAGGTGAAGACCAGCATGCTGTTGGCCCGCTGCAGCCACGGCTCCGTTGAAGCCAACGGActcatttatgtttgtggagGAACGGTGGGCAATAACGTCTCTGGGAGGATCCTCAACAACTGTGAGGTGTACGACCCCGGCACACAGCA ATGGCGAGAGCTGTGTGGGATGAGAGAGGCCAGGAAGAACCATGGACTGGTGGTTGTCAACAACAGGATCTATGCTGTGGGAGGACAGGGGCCTTTGG GTGGACTAGATTCAGTGGAATATTATGACATTGCCAGCAACGAGTGGCGAGCTGCCTCACCAATGCCATGGAGGGGCGTGACGGTAAAGTGTGCAGCTGTTGGTGATGCAATCTATGTGCTGGCAGGCTTCCAGGGGGTGGGACGGCTTGGGCACGTCCTGGAGTACCACACTGAAACCGACAG GTGGGTGACGTGCAGCAAAGTGCGAGCGTTCCCCGTCACCAGCTGCCTGATCTGTGTGGTCGACACGTGTGGAGTGAACGAAGATGAAGATACGGACCTCATAGACTCTCAGCCGCATGCCGCGTCCTCTTCCTCAGCCCCAACCTCATCCCCCTCATAG
- the LOC116731515 gene encoding uncharacterized protein LOC116731515 produces the protein MLRLLCCCCVSSDSLGERQPLLQPGSPSEVTEAESARRPPSAHNDAPTVKRSGKLVMRRVNVPELDQRFTDMAEIFNEQQEHYEALVGHIRKLKQSCDSTDVDNLAFAECIGTIRKEQETTYRVSLKMKGYDFSLILDPVGPEGETEEEPLPPSLQRVQNEFRGISGSAKATVSKGAKLLQLIDWLLRSNSQMVEQVKGAAETYQEQGRLNDNLEENIKEVRRAKELSQRYKKQADEVYTEAAQIAGIAV, from the exons ATGCTCCGTCTCCTCTGCTGTTGCTGCGTCTCCAGCGACAGTCTCGGCGAG AGGCAGCCTTTGTTGCAGCCTGGATCTCCATCTGAAGTGACTGAAGCTGAATCAGCCAGACGGCCGCCCTCAGCTCACAATG ATGCGCCGACAGTGAAAAGGAGTGGAAAGCTGGTGATGAGACGGGTGAATGTGCCAGAGTTGGATCAGAGATTTACTGACATGGCAGAGATATTCAATGAGCAGCAGGAACACTACGAAGCCCTGGTTGGACACATCAGAAAGTTGAAACAGAGCTGCGACAGTACAGACGTTGATAACCTGGCTTTTGCTGAGTGCATAGGGACGATAAGGAAGGAGCAGG AGACTACATACAGGGTGTCTTTGAAGATGAAGGGCTATGACTTCTCTCTCATATTGGATCCTGTGGGCCCAGAGGGAGAAACTGAGGAGGAACCACTGCCTCCAAGTCTGCAGAGAGTCCAGAATGAGTTTAGGGGTATTTCAGGCAGCGCTAAAGCCACTGTCTCAAAGGGTGCCAAACTCCTACAGCTTATAGACTGGCTGCTCCGGAGCAACAGTCAAATGGTTGAGCAAGTGAAGGGAGCAGCAGAAACTTACCAAGAACAAGGGAGACTGAATGACAACCTGGAAGAGAATATCAAGGAAGTGAGAAGGGCTAAAGAGTTATCACAGAGATACAAGAAACAGGCAGATGAAGTTTACACTGAAGCTGCACAGATAGCAGGGATTGCTGTATAA
- the hycc1 gene encoding hyccin isoform X2, with protein MLAMDQGVVEEWLSEFKTLPDSAIATYAASLKEKGSLIPALYKVIRENYSDLLEPVCHQLFEFYRSGVPQLQRFTLQFLPELLWSLLSASAARDPHTSGCIEALLLGIYNLEIVDKDGQSKILSFTVPSLSKPSVYHEPSAIGSIALTEGALANHGLSRVVYSGPHLQRETFTAQNRFEVLTFLLLCYNAALSYMTPTSLQSLCQLSSRVSICGYQRQQMRRYKGISTRLMVTSEFLVQLITGIHYALCNGEGELGSKALDDVLYRAQLELFPEALLVGNAIKSSLDSAALKSKEGGRGIQVEITPTASRISRNAVTSLSIRGHRWKRNETQEVSVDGDSTPGGVAVPEISVTGVSGERMVNGDSLRPRSDGRNHLDDSLGASPEVSTDSRGHDSGSRSQEVRRQKSVRRMVENEGSGSASAGRSQY; from the exons ATGTTGGCAATGGACCAAGGAGTGGTGGAGGAATGGCTGTCCGAATTTAAG aCCCTCCCAGACAGTGCCATCGCCACCTATGCCGCCTCACTCAAGGAGAAAGGCTCTCTGATACCGGCACTCTACAAGGTCATACGAGAAAACTACAGTGAC CTGCTGGAGCCAGTTTGTCACCAGTTGTTTGAGTTTTACCGGAGTGGCGTGCCACAGCTGCAGCGTTTCACACTGCAGTTCCTGCCAGAGCTCCTGTGGAGCCTCCTGTCTGCCAGCGCTGCCAGAGACCCCCACACGTCCGGCTGCATTGAGGCATTGCTGCTGGGCATTTACAACCTG GAAATAGTTGATAAAGATGGGCAAAGTAAAATATTGTCTTTCACCGTCCCTTCCCTCTCCAAACCCTCGGTATATCATGAG CCATCAGCCATCGGCTCCATAGCTCTTACAGAAGGAGCTTTAGCCAATCACGGGCTGAGCAGGGTTGTGTATAGTGGGCCACACCTCCAGAGAGAGACGTTTACAGCACAAAACAG ATTTGAGGTGCTGACCTTCCTGCTGCTGTGCTACAACGCAGCTCTCAGCTACATGACCCCCACCTCCCTTCAGTCCCTCTGTCAGCTTAGCTCCAG GGTGAGTATATGTGGCTACCAGCGGCAACAGATGAGACGCTATAAAGGCATCAGCACACGACTCATGGTCACATCAGAGTTTTTGGTTCAGCTCATAACAGGAATCCACTATGCCTT GTGCAATGGTGAAGGTGAGCTGGGATCCAAAGCGCTGGATGACGTCCTGTATCGAGCCCAGCTGGAGTTATTTCCTGAGGCTCTCTTG gtGGGTAATGCCATCAAGTCTTCACTAGACAGCGCAGCACTGAAAAGCAAGGAGGGCGGTCGGGGTATCCAAGTGGAGATTACGCCCACCGCCTCCAGGATCTCCCGCAATGCTGTCACCTCCCTCTCTATAAGAGGACACCGCTGGAAAAGAAACG AGACCCAGGAGGTGAGTGTAGACGGTGACTCAACACCGGGGGGCGTGGCCGTCCCCGAGATCAGTGTGACTGGCGTGAGCGGCGAGCGAATGGTCAATGGAGACTCCCTGCGGCCACGCTCCGACGGACGCAACCACCTCGACGACTCGTTGGGGGCCTCTCCCGAGGTCAGCACGGACTCCCGAGGTCACGACTCCGGAAGTCGGAGTCAGGAGGTCAGGAGGCAGAAGTCTGTGAGGCGAATGGTGGAGAATGAGGGTTCTGGGTCGGCCTCCGCAGGGAGGAGCCAGTACTGA